In Haloimpatiens massiliensis, the following are encoded in one genomic region:
- a CDS encoding type IA DNA topoisomerase, with protein MGKSLFVAEKPSVAMEFVKLLNIKGNKRDGYWEGDKAVFTWCVGHMVTMSYPEVYDPELKKWSLNTLPFLPEEYKYEIIPAVAKQFNIVKDLILRGDIDKIYVCTDSGREGEYIYRLVDMMVGNPKKEKRRVWIDSQTEEEIKRGIKEAKPLEEYDALADSAYLRAKEDYLLGINFSRLLTIIYGKTLSNSINTDNSVVAVGRVMSCVLGMVVDREREIREFRETPFYRIVAFLNLSKDENSNYEGEWKAVEGSKYYSSPKLYSEVGFREKEEAQKFIEEILNSLDENNNENKEEGKNAFIEKVEKKVENKNPPLLFNLAELQNECSKRFKIDPDMTLSTVQSLYEKKLLTYPRTDARVLSTAVAKEIHKNLKKLTFFKGDEKAVEFSKKILEEKWNSKIIKSKYVNDKKITDHYAIIPTGEGFENYDRLKPLEKDVYKLVLRRFLAIFYPNAKYTKFSLITKVGYERFFTSAKTCTSKGYLEVLGDEKENKNALSPEFFKNLKKGQCVNVENMDIKEGKTSAPKRYTSGTMIIAMENAGKLIEDEELREQIKGSGIGTSATRAEILKKLNRIEYIRTNNKTQVVTPTVKGEMIYEVIKKSIPSLLNPKLTASWEKGLGMVAEKEIHPKEFMDKLEKYIQSNVQKVLKGSRVIEGERLFNRVLQDNDLKLDKEKVQQVLGICPFCHNGHIVKNKKGYGCNKWTEGCKFFIGEICGVKIPRQQVQKLIQNGSTDIISGFKSKKGNVFNAKLVLKDNKINLSFEN; from the coding sequence ATGGGTAAATCGTTATTTGTAGCAGAAAAGCCTTCTGTGGCCATGGAGTTTGTAAAGCTCTTAAATATAAAAGGAAATAAGAGAGATGGATATTGGGAAGGTGACAAGGCAGTTTTCACTTGGTGCGTAGGTCACATGGTAACCATGAGCTATCCAGAAGTCTACGATCCAGAGCTTAAAAAATGGTCCTTAAATACATTGCCTTTTTTACCCGAGGAATACAAATACGAAATAATTCCTGCAGTGGCAAAGCAGTTTAATATAGTTAAGGATCTTATTTTAAGAGGGGATATAGATAAAATATATGTGTGTACAGACTCAGGAAGAGAAGGAGAATACATATATAGGCTAGTGGACATGATGGTTGGAAATCCTAAAAAGGAAAAGAGAAGGGTTTGGATAGACTCCCAAACAGAAGAAGAAATAAAAAGAGGAATAAAAGAGGCAAAGCCCTTAGAAGAATATGATGCATTAGCGGATTCTGCTTATTTAAGAGCTAAAGAGGACTACTTGCTTGGAATTAATTTTTCAAGACTTTTGACTATTATATATGGAAAAACTCTTTCAAATTCCATAAATACAGATAATTCAGTGGTGGCAGTGGGAAGAGTAATGTCCTGTGTTCTAGGTATGGTAGTGGATAGAGAAAGAGAAATAAGAGAATTTAGAGAAACACCTTTTTATAGGATAGTAGCTTTCCTAAATCTTAGTAAAGATGAAAATTCTAATTATGAAGGCGAATGGAAAGCGGTGGAAGGATCTAAATATTATAGTTCGCCTAAACTATACAGTGAAGTGGGTTTTAGAGAAAAGGAAGAAGCACAAAAATTTATAGAGGAAATTCTAAATAGTTTAGATGAAAATAACAATGAAAATAAAGAAGAAGGTAAAAATGCATTTATTGAAAAGGTTGAAAAAAAGGTTGAAAATAAGAATCCACCTCTTCTATTTAATTTAGCAGAACTTCAAAATGAATGCTCTAAGAGGTTTAAAATAGATCCTGATATGACATTGAGTACAGTTCAAAGTTTGTATGAAAAGAAACTATTAACTTATCCAAGAACCGATGCTAGGGTTTTATCCACTGCAGTGGCAAAAGAAATTCATAAAAACTTAAAGAAACTTACTTTTTTTAAAGGGGATGAAAAGGCAGTAGAATTTTCAAAGAAAATTTTAGAGGAAAAGTGGAATAGTAAGATTATAAAGAGCAAATATGTAAATGATAAAAAGATTACAGACCACTATGCTATTATTCCTACAGGAGAGGGTTTTGAGAACTATGATAGGTTAAAGCCTCTAGAGAAGGATGTTTACAAATTAGTACTTAGAAGATTTTTAGCTATATTTTATCCCAATGCTAAATATACAAAGTTTTCGCTTATAACCAAGGTAGGATATGAGAGATTCTTTACCAGTGCAAAAACTTGTACTTCTAAGGGGTATTTAGAGGTTTTAGGAGATGAAAAAGAAAATAAAAATGCTCTTTCACCAGAGTTTTTTAAAAACTTAAAAAAGGGACAATGTGTAAATGTAGAGAACATGGATATTAAAGAGGGAAAAACTTCTGCACCTAAGAGATATACATCAGGAACTATGATAATAGCCATGGAGAATGCAGGTAAGCTTATAGAGGATGAAGAACTTAGAGAGCAGATAAAGGGTAGTGGTATAGGTACTAGTGCCACTAGAGCTGAAATATTAAAAAAATTAAATAGAATAGAATATATAAGAACTAATAATAAAACTCAAGTGGTAACTCCAACAGTTAAAGGTGAAATGATATACGAGGTAATAAAAAAATCAATCCCGTCTTTATTAAACCCTAAGCTTACAGCAAGTTGGGAAAAAGGATTAGGAATGGTGGCAGAAAAGGAAATTCATCCAAAGGAATTTATGGATAAATTAGAGAAATACATACAAAGCAATGTACAGAAGGTATTGAAGGGAAGCAGAGTAATAGAGGGAGAAAGATTATTCAATAGAGTTTTACAGGACAATGATTTAAAATTAGATAAAGAGAAGGTTCAACAGGTACTAGGCATATGTCCTTTTTGTCACAATGGGCACATAGTTAAAAATAAAAAGGGCTATGGATGCAATAAATGGACGGAAGGATGCAAGTTTTTTATAGGAGAAATTTGCGGAGTGAAAATACCTAGACAGCAAGTTCAAAAATTAATACAAAATGGAAGTACGGATATAATTTCTGGATTCAAATCTAAAAAAGGAAATGTATTTAATGCTAAATTAGTATTGAAGGATAACAAAATAAATCTTAGCTTTGAAAATTAA
- a CDS encoding DUF6762 family protein, translating to MEETTIILMERNKETGYLEKEVNSYTLEENGNLIDGIYLVRENEEGLIHLKLTTDREVEDSEFDAIYDNYNGEEFGELIMSIEEVEDTYNPTWEVVFPFIENRDMFQNKLQEVLNKHKEILDKSEKITAEA from the coding sequence ATGGAAGAAACTACTATAATTTTAATGGAAAGAAATAAGGAAACGGGATATTTAGAAAAAGAAGTAAATAGTTATACTCTTGAAGAAAATGGGAACTTAATAGATGGAATTTATTTAGTTAGGGAAAATGAAGAAGGACTTATTCATTTAAAACTAACTACAGATAGAGAAGTAGAAGATAGTGAATTTGACGCAATATATGACAACTACAATGGAGAAGAGTTTGGTGAATTAATAATGTCTATAGAGGAAGTGGAGGACACTTATAATCCCACTTGGGAAGTAGTATTTCCTTTTATAGAAAATAGGGATATGTTCCAAAATAAGCTTCAAGAAGTTTTAAATAAGCATAAGGAAATTTTAGATAAGTCTGAGAAAATTACAGCAGAGGCTTAA
- a CDS encoding fructose-1,6-bisphosphatase: MTFCDENNIDLIKEDLRYLELLAKQYPSIGSASTEIINLQAILNLPKGTEHFISDVHGEYESFTHVLKNASGVIKRKISDVFGNSLREREKESLATLVYYPEQKLELIKKEETNLKDWYKIILYRLIELCREVCSKYTRSKVRKALPQDFAYIIEELLHEGNKKVNKLEYYNGIIETIIDIDRADEFITAISKVIQRLVVDRLHIVGDIYDRGPGADIIMERLIKHHSLDIQWGNHDILWMGAAAGSKCCIANVLRISLRYANLSTIEDGYGINLLPLATFAMNNYENDPCKNFKPKTLDKQLSETDIVLFSRMHKAISIMQFKLEGELIKSHPEFLMDDRLLLDKIDIEKGTINLYGKTYKMNDTNFPTIDWKDPYKLTKEEQCLINKLTNSFVNSEKLQRHIRFMYSKGGMYTVYNSNLLYHGCIPLNEDGSFKEVKIAHGKHKGKELLDALDRYAREAYFFKYDKKSKAYGMDILWYLWCGPDSPVFGKERMTTFERYFIDDKTTHKEKKDSYYKYRDNDEMCNTILKEFNLNPDSSHIINGHIPVKSKEGESPIKANGKLFVIDGGFCRAYQPQTGIAGYTLIYNSYGLLLTSHEPFESMQKAIKENKDILSSTIILEHVTSRKRVADTDIGSEIKKQIKDLEMLLIAYRKGLIKEKR; the protein is encoded by the coding sequence ATGACCTTCTGTGACGAAAATAACATAGATTTGATTAAAGAAGACTTAAGATATTTAGAATTATTGGCAAAACAGTATCCCTCTATAGGTTCTGCTAGTACAGAAATTATAAATTTACAAGCTATACTTAATCTACCAAAAGGAACGGAACATTTCATAAGTGATGTACATGGTGAATATGAATCTTTTACTCATGTATTAAAAAATGCTTCTGGAGTTATTAAGAGAAAAATAAGTGATGTTTTCGGCAATTCTTTAAGGGAAAGAGAAAAGGAAAGCCTAGCAACTTTAGTTTATTATCCAGAGCAAAAACTAGAACTTATAAAAAAGGAAGAAACTAATTTAAAAGATTGGTACAAGATAATTCTTTATAGACTTATAGAATTATGTAGAGAAGTTTGCTCAAAGTATACCCGTTCAAAAGTGAGAAAGGCATTACCGCAAGACTTTGCATATATAATAGAAGAATTACTACATGAGGGAAATAAAAAAGTAAATAAATTAGAATATTACAATGGAATTATAGAAACTATAATTGATATAGATAGAGCAGACGAATTTATCACAGCTATTTCAAAAGTAATTCAAAGGCTAGTAGTGGATAGACTTCATATTGTAGGAGATATTTATGATAGAGGTCCTGGGGCCGATATCATTATGGAGCGACTAATAAAACATCACTCCTTAGATATCCAATGGGGGAACCATGACATACTTTGGATGGGAGCTGCAGCAGGTTCAAAGTGTTGCATAGCTAATGTACTTAGAATATCACTAAGATATGCTAATTTATCTACTATAGAGGATGGCTATGGAATAAACCTTCTTCCACTAGCTACTTTTGCTATGAATAACTATGAAAATGATCCTTGCAAAAATTTCAAACCTAAAACTTTAGACAAGCAACTTAGTGAAACAGATATTGTTTTATTCTCAAGAATGCACAAAGCTATATCCATTATGCAATTTAAGCTAGAAGGTGAATTAATAAAATCTCATCCTGAATTTTTAATGGATGATAGATTGCTTCTAGATAAAATAGATATTGAAAAAGGTACCATCAACTTGTATGGAAAAACATATAAGATGAATGACACTAATTTCCCTACAATTGATTGGAAAGACCCTTATAAACTAACTAAAGAAGAACAATGTCTAATAAATAAATTAACTAACTCTTTTGTAAACAGTGAAAAACTTCAAAGACATATACGCTTTATGTATAGCAAAGGCGGCATGTATACGGTTTATAATTCCAATTTATTATACCATGGCTGTATACCTCTTAATGAAGATGGTTCTTTTAAAGAAGTAAAGATTGCCCATGGTAAGCATAAGGGAAAAGAGTTACTTGATGCTTTAGATAGATATGCAAGGGAAGCATATTTCTTTAAATATGATAAAAAATCTAAAGCCTATGGAATGGATATATTGTGGTATTTATGGTGCGGTCCTGATTCTCCAGTGTTTGGTAAAGAGAGAATGACTACCTTTGAAAGGTACTTTATAGATGATAAAACTACCCATAAAGAAAAGAAGGACAGCTACTATAAATATAGGGATAATGATGAAATGTGTAATACCATATTAAAGGAATTTAATCTAAATCCAGATTCTTCTCATATAATAAATGGTCATATTCCTGTTAAATCTAAGGAAGGAGAAAGTCCTATAAAAGCTAATGGTAAGCTTTTTGTAATTGACGGAGGTTTTTGTAGAGCATATCAGCCGCAAACTGGTATCGCTGGCTATACATTAATATATAATTCTTACGGACTACTACTTACCTCTCATGAACCTTTTGAATCTATGCAAAAGGCTATAAAAGAAAATAAGGATATTCTTTCTTCTACTATAATACTAGAACACGTAACCAGTAGAAAAAGAGTGGCAGATACGGATATAGGTAGTGAAATAAAAAAACAAATTAAAGATTTAGAAATGCTTTTAATTGCATATAGAAAAGGTCTCATAAAAGAAAAAAGATAA
- a CDS encoding PTS transporter subunit IIC, producing the protein MKNLKESLKKLLKRYLIDGLSYMALGLFSSLIIGLILSQISKIPGLNFIQEFSTVISAKSPVVGSAIAVAIAWGFKCSPLVVFSSATTGAFGYILGGPVGAYVAGIVGSEIGSLVSGKTKVDIIISPAVTIICGCIAGKFIGPFVSTLMGDLGHVINLATTLHPIPMGIAVSTLMGLALTAPISSAAIAISLKMSGLAAGAATVGCCAQMVGFAVASYRENKLGGLISQGIGTSMLQISNIIRNPLILIPPTLAGAILGPLSTTIFKLENNPLGAGMGTSGLVGPIGTFATMSSYKSPTTLIIYIAILEFIAPAILTIIFSTLMRKKGLIKDNDMKLNL; encoded by the coding sequence ATGAAAAATTTAAAGGAATCATTAAAAAAACTTCTTAAAAGATATCTTATTGACGGATTAAGTTACATGGCTTTGGGATTATTTTCTTCATTAATAATAGGACTTATATTATCTCAAATTTCTAAAATCCCTGGTTTAAACTTTATACAGGAGTTTTCTACAGTTATTTCAGCAAAATCTCCTGTGGTTGGTTCTGCCATAGCTGTTGCCATAGCTTGGGGGTTTAAATGTAGCCCACTAGTAGTATTTTCCTCTGCTACCACAGGAGCCTTTGGATATATTCTAGGTGGACCTGTAGGAGCATATGTAGCGGGAATAGTTGGCAGTGAAATTGGAAGCTTAGTTTCTGGAAAAACAAAAGTAGATATTATTATTTCACCTGCTGTCACTATTATTTGTGGATGTATTGCCGGTAAATTTATTGGACCATTTGTGTCTACTTTAATGGGAGATTTAGGTCATGTAATAAATTTAGCAACTACTCTTCACCCTATTCCTATGGGCATAGCCGTGTCAACTTTAATGGGTCTTGCGCTTACAGCACCTATTAGCAGTGCTGCCATTGCCATATCACTTAAAATGTCTGGATTAGCTGCTGGTGCAGCTACAGTGGGTTGCTGTGCTCAAATGGTGGGATTTGCTGTAGCTAGCTATAGAGAAAATAAACTTGGAGGATTAATATCTCAAGGTATCGGTACATCCATGCTCCAAATATCTAATATAATAAGAAACCCTCTAATACTGATACCTCCAACTCTAGCTGGTGCTATATTAGGCCCTTTATCTACAACTATATTTAAATTAGAAAATAATCCTTTAGGAGCCGGTATGGGTACCAGTGGATTAGTAGGTCCTATTGGCACCTTCGCTACTATGAGTTCCTATAAATCCCCTACTACATTAATAATATACATAGCAATTCTTGAATTTATAGCACCTGCAATACTTACCATTATATTTTCTACACTTATGAGAAAAAAAGGATTAATAAAAGACAACGATATGAAATTAAATCTTTAA
- a CDS encoding 50S ribosomal protein L25, which yields MNSITALERKEKGIKARKAGYIPGVLYGTEIKESRPVKFEKAKMMKILKNSGDSAKLILKLEDDKKYGVIKNIQRNPINVEEIYNIDVLVASKDEEIKQAVPIILEGRTNIENRGLTVQTQLTEVEVVAKAINIPESFVINIEDRINGDVITVKQIEQNEDFKIISDPEGVIGAVFYAKKEEQSE from the coding sequence ATGAACAGTATAACTGCTTTAGAAAGAAAAGAAAAAGGTATAAAGGCAAGAAAGGCTGGATACATACCAGGAGTATTGTATGGTACGGAAATTAAAGAATCTCGTCCAGTGAAGTTTGAAAAAGCTAAAATGATGAAGATATTAAAGAATAGTGGGGATAGTGCAAAGCTAATTCTTAAATTGGAAGATGACAAAAAATATGGAGTTATAAAAAATATTCAAAGAAATCCAATTAATGTAGAAGAAATATATAACATTGATGTGCTAGTAGCATCAAAGGATGAAGAAATAAAACAAGCTGTTCCTATTATATTGGAAGGAAGAACAAATATAGAAAATAGAGGTCTTACAGTACAAACTCAATTAACAGAAGTAGAGGTAGTGGCAAAGGCTATAAATATCCCAGAAAGCTTTGTAATAAATATAGAAGATAGAATTAATGGAGATGTAATTACTGTAAAACAAATAGAGCAAAACGAAGATTTTAAAATAATAAGTGATCCAGAAGGGGTCATAGGTGCAGTATTTTATGCTAA